One region of Brassica napus cultivar Da-Ae chromosome A10, Da-Ae, whole genome shotgun sequence genomic DNA includes:
- the LOC111201515 gene encoding 40S ribosomal protein S17-4 produces MGRVRTKTVKKSSRQVIEKYYSRMTLDFHTNKKILEEVAIIPSKRLRNKIAGFSTHLMKRIQKGPVRGISLKLQEEERERRMDFVPDESAIKTDVIKVDKETLEMLASLGMADTPGFSEVETQAPAPAFGRPPRRF; encoded by the coding sequence ATGGGGCGTGTCCGTACCAAGACCGTGAAGAAATCTTCTCGCCAAGTCATCGAGAAGTATTACTCTCGCATGACACTCGACTTCCACACGAACAAGAAGATCCTCGAAGAAGTCGCAATCATCCCTTCGAAGCGTCTCCGCAACAAGATCGCCGGATTCTCCACCCATTTGATGAAGAGGATCCAGAAGGGACCAGTCCGTGGTATCTCGCTCAAGCTTCAAGAGGAAGAGCGTGAGCGCCGCATGGACTTTGTCCCCGATGAGTCTGCTATCAAGACCGATGTGATCAAGGTGGACAAGGAGACTCTAGAGATGCTTGCTTCCCTTGGAATGGCTGACACTCCTGGCTTCTCTGAAGTCGAGACTCAGGCTCCGGCACCTGCTTTTGGCAGGCCACCCAGAAGGTTCTGA